From the genome of Vicia villosa cultivar HV-30 ecotype Madison, WI linkage group LG2, Vvil1.0, whole genome shotgun sequence, one region includes:
- the LOC131650742 gene encoding ADP-ribosylation factor 2 isoform X2, with protein MGLTFTKLFSRLFAKKEMRILMVGLDAAGKTTILYKLKLGEIVTTIPTIGFNVETVEYKNISFTVWDVGGQDKIRPLWRHYFQNTQGLIFVVDSNDRDRVVEARDELHRMLNEDELRDAVLLVFANKQDLPNAMNAAEITDKLGLHSLRQRHWYIQSTCATSGEGLYEGLDWLSNNIANKA; from the exons ATGGGGCTGACATTCACGAAGCTGTTCAGTCGGTTATTTGCGAAGAAGGAAATGAGGATTTTGATGGTTGGTCTCGATGCGGCTGGTAAGACCACTATTCTCTACAAGCTCAAGCTGGGAGAGATCGTCACTACTATTCCTACCATTG ggtTCAATGTGGAGACCGTGGAGTACAAGAACATTAGTTTCACTGTTTGGGATGTCGGGGGTCAGGACAAG ATCCGTCCCTTGTGGAGGCATTACTTCCAGAACACTCAGGGTCTTATCTTTGTTGTTGACAGCAATGACAGGGATAGAGTTGTTGAGGCCAGAGATGAATTACATAGAATGTTGAATGAG GATGAACTGAGAGATGCAGTATTGCTTGTCTTTGCTAACAAACAAGATCTTCCAAATGCAATGAATGCTGCCGAAATTACTGACAAGTTGGGTCTCCACTCTTTGAGACAGCGCCACTG GTACATCCAGAGCACTTGTGCAACCTCTGGGGAGGGTCTTTATGAAGGTTTGGACTGGCTTTCCAACAATATAGCCAATAAG GCTTAA
- the LOC131650742 gene encoding ADP-ribosylation factor 2 isoform X1, producing the protein MIPFLSSHKNQFSYNSLSHISRYSKASFTHDDAFIAKDPVTVRSFTAIRFDSLEDQVREGEMGLTFTKLFSRLFAKKEMRILMVGLDAAGKTTILYKLKLGEIVTTIPTIGFNVETVEYKNISFTVWDVGGQDKIRPLWRHYFQNTQGLIFVVDSNDRDRVVEARDELHRMLNEDELRDAVLLVFANKQDLPNAMNAAEITDKLGLHSLRQRHWYIQSTCATSGEGLYEGLDWLSNNIANKA; encoded by the exons ATGATACCCTTTCTttcctctcataaaaatcaattttcttacaACTCTCTCTCCCATATCTCGCGTTACTCCAAAGCTTCCTTCACACACGACGACGCTTTCATCGCCAAAG ATCCTGTAACCGTTCGTTCATTCACTGCGATCCGTTTCGATTCATT GGAGGATCAAGTAAGGGAAGGAGAAATGGGGCTGACATTCACGAAGCTGTTCAGTCGGTTATTTGCGAAGAAGGAAATGAGGATTTTGATGGTTGGTCTCGATGCGGCTGGTAAGACCACTATTCTCTACAAGCTCAAGCTGGGAGAGATCGTCACTACTATTCCTACCATTG ggtTCAATGTGGAGACCGTGGAGTACAAGAACATTAGTTTCACTGTTTGGGATGTCGGGGGTCAGGACAAG ATCCGTCCCTTGTGGAGGCATTACTTCCAGAACACTCAGGGTCTTATCTTTGTTGTTGACAGCAATGACAGGGATAGAGTTGTTGAGGCCAGAGATGAATTACATAGAATGTTGAATGAG GATGAACTGAGAGATGCAGTATTGCTTGTCTTTGCTAACAAACAAGATCTTCCAAATGCAATGAATGCTGCCGAAATTACTGACAAGTTGGGTCTCCACTCTTTGAGACAGCGCCACTG GTACATCCAGAGCACTTGTGCAACCTCTGGGGAGGGTCTTTATGAAGGTTTGGACTGGCTTTCCAACAATATAGCCAATAAG GCTTAA